The nucleotide sequence GGAGTGCGGTCCAGGGGTTGCCGAGAATTCCTCCCTGCAGTGTGATCCCAAAATGTTCCAGCAGGTTCGTCACCATTCCTCCGCTGGTGTAAAGGAGTTTCCAGATAATGCCGACAACCAGCAGATCCAGCACATTCGGCAGGAAATAGACACTGCGGAAAATCATTTTTCCAGGAAGCCGGTTGTTGAGAAGCAGAGCGAGCAGCAGCGAGAATCCGATTCCGGTAGGAATCGTCAGCGCTGCGTAATAAAATGTCATCAGCAGCGACCACCAGAATTCTGCGTCTGCGAACAGCTCCTGGTAATTCTTCAATCCCACAAAACGCAGACCAGTGATGGAATAACCTGTTTTCTGGCAGAGACTCAGATAAAGAGAGTAAAAAATCGGGAAAGCCAGAAAAACCATGAAAATAACTATGAAAGGAGAAAGGAAGGTGTAAGAAACTATGCTTTCCCTTGTTTCTTTTCTGATGTCTGCCATAACAGAATAATATTCAAACCAGGAATTAAATGCAAATCATCATTTCCTTTTTGACTATTGTCGAGAGGAAAAGTATACTCTCAAAAAACAGGAGCTGGTCATGGCCACAAAGTTCGTTTTCGTGACCGGAGGGGTGGTTTCCTCTCTCGGGAAAGGAATTACCGCCGCTTCACTGGGCAGGCTTCTCAAAGCCCGGGGTCTGAATGTCACAGTGATCAAGCTCGACCCTTACATCAACGTCGATCCAGGCACAATGAATCCTTACCAGCACGGCGAAGTGTTTG is from Candidatus Wallbacteria bacterium and encodes:
- a CDS encoding sugar ABC transporter permease; translation: MADIRKETRESIVSYTFLSPFIVIFMVFLAFPIFYSLYLSLCQKTGYSITGLRFVGLKNYQELFADAEFWWSLLMTFYYAALTIPTGIGFSLLLALLLNNRLPGKMIFRSVYFLPNVLDLLVVGIIWKLLYTSGGMVTNLLEHFGITLQGGILGNPWTALPGIAVAMVLKGAGFGMILFLAALQNIPESIFEAAEIDGASNWQKFTKITIPLLSPVILFMIITGTMAALNAFTEIYAMTDSGGPVVLLGKNTLGATKLTGYYLFQKWENHQYGYAAAMSYVLLVITVTISLFNNWLFRRKD